Genomic window (Microcaecilia unicolor chromosome 8, aMicUni1.1, whole genome shotgun sequence):
CATATAATGGTTAGCTATTAAAGTCATTCTGCACAATACTTATTTTTAAGGGAGGTTTTTGCATACatgtttttattcttttaagGCCCCATTTACAAAGGCTCACTAGCATATTTAGcccgcgctaaaaattagcgcatgctgtagaagcccataatattcctatgggtgtctacactgctattgtgcacctttgtaaacagggcctttatacAGCATAATTAGCAGACCATCACACTGCTTTGTTTTGATCATCTCCTGTACATCATGCTTTCCTTTGTTAGCAGGTAGAGCTCCTGTTGTCAACAATGCTATCAGTAGCAATGTatagcttatttatttatcttcTTTCCTTCTTTATGAAGTTTGTTGTGCAGGAGCAAAGTAAAATTATATTTATTGCCTCAAAACAGGAAAGAGTGGCTGACAATAGCATAAGGGAGCACCATGCGCTATCCATTTTTTCTCAGCCTCTTATTTACTTTGCCTTCTCAATAGGCAAATACAGGAATCCATTTCTAGGCCTTCAGCCTACTGTTCGTTATTTGCTTCATTAATTTCCACCTTCTCTCTTCTATTACTTCACATCAAGTGAAGCTCTGGCAGTGCAGGGGGTACCAAGGAAAAGGAGACCTACTTGTAGCCATACCTGGATCTTCTGAGGTGAACTTCCTTCTTCTGGGGGGGGTCTTTTCTCAAACTTGGTGCTACCACAAATCAGTAGCGTACCAAGTGCAGTTTGCCCCGGGTACCGGCAGCAAAGGGGTGTGCGGAGTACGCAAGCTGCTGTTGGCTCTGGCGATCCCCTGCCCCGtctgggttacttcctgttccgggacaggggactggcagagacGATAGCCATGCACCTGCtctgcacacccccttgctaAGAGGAAAGACGATGGGGTGATGCGGTTCGGGGATGGCATGCCTTGAGGGTGACATGCCAGGAGGGGAGCACAGCAGCAACCTGCTCCAGGTGGCAAACAAGCTAGGTATGCCAGTGTCACAAATTAAAGCATGTTATTTATTGTGGGTCCCGTGTTATACAAAGGGACCTACTGTAGCATGCACTAACTCCATAATACAGTTTAACAAAACAACCATTCCTCTGGATGTGGGGCACACAGAAGCTATGATGGTCTAAATTCAGCCGGAAAAGCATCTGCTGTTTTGGTAGAACATAGGCAGTTGAGAATTTTAaattttcccccaaattctataaatggtactgaaAACTGCGTGCACAAATTTAGCTGTGCactcaatttgcacacacaatttaattgaatgagccaattagcaccaataattgggcactaataatcgtcagcactaattggcaacaatccGAATTTAAACGCCCatcttggtattctataaatgtgtgcGTAAACTTTTTAGCtagcaactgaaaagggggcatggtcacggGAGTGGCATCGGCATTTTGGggaattcactaaagatgcaagcAATATTAATCAAGGGGATTTACGCCGAAGTAAGGCACAAGGAATTACACAAGGTCCGTGTTttggggcaccatttactgaatctagaccTTTATATGTAATGTGATTATTTAAAATATGTGTAGTGCTAAGCCTGGAGGCATAGTGGTTCACCATAGAGTTAAATAGTCAGGTAAATACAGGATTTAGGAAATGCTTCCCTCTGTGGACCACTGTTTTACATTGTAGTAAACGGTCATTTCAAACTACTGAAAGGAAACTGGAGACACTGCATACCATTCCTCCAGGAATTAGCACACCTGCCCTTTGAACACTGCAGCAGGGGCGACCCTTGAGCTGATGAAATCCCTGATCCTGgtttgcaggtctttttctgcattcTGCTAACCTCTGCCTTGCATTCACATTTCCTTGCCATGACCCGACTCTGAGCAGCCCGTAGTTTTTCATTCCCCCCCTCCTCACTTTCTTTTTCCTGGGTGCTACTCTGAGTAGTCCCTGCTGCTACCTTCCCTCGCCCTTGCCTCTCACCTCTGGTTGCCCCCTGCCAGTGCCTGCCCAATTCTGCCCTGCTGCCACCAGCCTGGCGGCGATCTGCATCATCAGACCACCACCTATACCTAACATGTTTGCGGCGCATGCGTAAAGActtcaaccccgccccttccccgccccccgccgccgcccgtTGTTTCTCGCTTCCGCCGCCATATTGGATGATGCTACCGCAGCAGTGAGCGCCGAAGCGGTTGACGTACACGGCCCTAAACGTTTCCTTTCTTATGACCTTCATGCCGGAAGGAGGGCGTCGCGTTCCCTTCCCGCTTTCTCCCCAcaggaaaaaaatggaattagcgaatgaaagaaaaaaaaactgcgcCTCAGTGGAAAGGACCCTCCTGACGCGCGAGCTCCGCCCCTGCTCACGTTGACGTCAGTAATGACATCAACGACGGGGGGGCGGAGCGACTTGGATCTTTATGGAATATCCCACGTAGCAGAAGGGGAGAGGGGTGAGCAAGCTGgggattaaaaaaatatatataaactagATGCTTTACTTTTACACAGGTGTTGCTAGCATGTGTACAGACGTGTATATATATGTTATTCacaacttttttgtttgtttccctgCCCTGATGTGCCAGCTGTATTACTACGAGATGACCCTTATGGCAGGCTCAGGGCAGTGGAGGTTACAAGGACACGCAATGAATGGAGAGAGTTTATTTTAAGTGGTAGGAGCAGCAGGGCcgatcttagcaattgcggggccctgtccAGACCCGTTCAGTGGGCCTGCCAGCACCTACCTGCACCCGCCACCATAAGccaaaatttattattattattattatttattgtatttgtatcccacattttcccacctatttgcaggctcaatgtggcttacagagacctgttatggcaatgCCAAACCAAGTTACatcatacaattggtgttacaaagacgTTAAAGTAGACGAGGGTTTGTTCAAGCATTTGTAGAAGGATACATCCTGAATAAAGTAGGATAGGTATTGTGTTgtagttagttaagggttctctTGGTAGGCTTTATATGACAGAGCTGAGCCTAAAATAGTTAACACTGAAATACTGCTTCCAAATCTAAACTAGTAGAGCACCAAGGCCTAGTAGTAGGCAGGTCCAAATCATTGTTTGGTTCATAGAAATAAAGATGGGATTTTCTATGGCAACAAAACAATTGCTGATTAAGAGAGGCTATAGCTGGCTCATATAATGTGGAAATGAGCCtgacctttattattattattattattaaaaggaggtttagagctcggaaccccacctcaccccataccttgatatgcatccaccacgttgcagcagagagcagcagcaattttcatatcccgtcagctgccaagCCCACAGCCTCATTgttgctgcatcccgcccttgcagaagcagaaagtgacatcaaaagggggcaggacgcagcagcgtggaggctctgggctcagcagccagtcacaaatacccggcaagatcccaaaaatgtacaaaacattttatacagctgATCCCATGCTCTCATGTGGGGTGAGGTCCCGACAGACCCGTTTCACGCAGGCTTCCTCAAGAGTCCTCCCTATTGTCCCTTGAGAGCTGTTGTCCTCTGGCGTGTAAAAACAACAGGCAAGGcttacaataccataaacaatatcaagtaagagcagagtagcacaagatacaaataagaactaaataataaaccattgatgaCCATTTACAATCTAACACATtccatcaatgggtagaaacctctcaaaaaggaaagttttcagtcttCTGTGAAATACCAAGTAGTCAGATTCTACACCTGATACAATCTAAATTTTAGGAAGCTGTGGAACCATTGGTGAACCTCCCCACACAGTCCAAATTGGTCCAACAGGCTTAAAAATAATTCATGATCAACGAGGTCAAagtcacttgacatatcgaatttgCATTACTAAAAACTTAAAGCTTAGACCTTACCAACTCAAGtcaacattgaactctttttattggTTTACTTACTCACATGAATACTGCTGAATGATTTTTACATCTACTCTGATCCTTAATGCCTGAAGTGAACTGTAGAAATACTTATAACTTatcctatatttcctgtacttaatGTTAcaatactctgtatttctcactccgcaatggcgattgccattacggcataatgtaagccacattgagcctgcaaataggtgggaaaatgtgggatacaaatgctgcaaataaataaataaaatgctttccTAAAATCAGATACTAAGGTGGTCAAGACTGTCTCAGTATTATAACAAGGCCTAAAGCCTGACAGATTTatgcaagagggagaaagaggaaaggtgaTTCATAAGCTGAGTACCAACTACTCCCTCCATTACCTTAGTCATCAATGGGATAGAAGTGACAGGCCTGTAATTAGTAACGTCTCCCAATGAAGCCGAAGTGCTCTTAGGGATTGGGGTAAGTATTATGGAACCCTTCCGCTGAAGAAAAGCACCCCAAATCAGCATAAATGAGATATGAGCTTGAAGAAGATCAATGAATCCTGTTGGTGCagttttttaataaataactcaGATAAGCATCTAGAAGGCAATGTGAGGAAGAATACATTTTGAGAAAGGATTTGATAGTCTCATGAGCGGGTAGCAGAAAGGAGGGCCACAGTCGATCAGCTGCAATACCAGTATCCAGACTAGGCTGCTTGATG
Coding sequences:
- the LOC115476858 gene encoding uncharacterized protein LOC115476858, whose translation is MKVIRKETFRAVYVNRFGAHCCGSIIQYGGGSEKQRAAAGGGEGAGLKSLRMRRKHVRYRWWSDDADRRQAGGSRAELGRHWQGATRGERQGRGKVAAGTTQSSTQEKESEEGGNEKLRAAQSRVMARKCECKAEVSRMQKKTCKPGSGISSAQGSPLLQCSKGRCANSWRNGVLPVTKYSIFGFHSSLHGGLRVKKRKQKKSTGSQKVLKVISRMLEENEKLRIRLLTCSQIYSEE